The following are from one region of the Gossypium hirsutum isolate 1008001.06 chromosome D03, Gossypium_hirsutum_v2.1, whole genome shotgun sequence genome:
- the LOC107950454 gene encoding chaperone protein dnaJ A6, chloroplastic, which produces MAIIPCGSTFVAQWHIRPQLTTRSYVPNRIMTARLGVTSTMSYLRASNSGLFARDSLPLLSFVRPSQTSHHRRGAQFIVRAETDYYTVLGVSRNASKSEIKSAYRKLARSYHPDVNKDPGAETKFKEISNAYEVLSDDEKRSLYDKYGEAGLKGAGMGMGDFSNPFDLFESLFEGMGGMGGMGMGGRSSRNRAVDGQDEYYSLVLNFKDAVFGVEKEIEITRLESCGTCNGSGAKPGTTPSKCTTCGGQGQVISSARTPLGVFQQVMTCSSCGGTGEISTPCNTCSGDGRVRRTKRISLKVPAGVDSGSRLRVRSEGNAGRRGGSAGDLFVVIEVIPDPVLKRDDTNILYTCKVSYIDAILGTTIKVPTVDGMVDLKIPAGTQPNTTLVMAKKGVPVLNKTNMRGDQLVRVQVEIPKRLSSEEKKLIEELADLSKGKTASSRR; this is translated from the exons ATGGCCATTATACCATGTGGAAGTACATTTGTTGCCCAGTGGCATATTCGTCCTCAGTTGACTACACGATCTTATGTCCCAAACCGAATAATGACAGCCAGATTGGG AGTCACAAGTACAATGAGTTATTTGAGAGCCTCAAATTCAGGCTTATTCGCACGTGATTCCTTACCGTTATTATCCTTTGTGAGGCCATCTCAAACATCACATCATCGTAGGGGAGCACAGTTCATTGTTAGAGCTGAAACT GATTATTATACTGTCCTTGGGGTTTCAAGAAATGCAAGTAAATCTGAAATTAAAAGTG CTTATCGTAAGCTTGCTCGAAGTTATCATCCAGATGTGAACAA AGATCCTGGGGCAGAGACGAAGTTCAAGGAAATTAGCAATGCATATGAG GTCTTGTCGGATGATGAGAAGCGATCTCTATACGACAAATATGGGGAGGCTGGACTTAAAGGTGCTGGTATGGGAATGGGG GATTTTAGCAATCCTTTTGATCTGTTTGAGTCGCTATTCGAGGGCATGGGTGGTATGGGCGGCATGGGCATGGGTGGACGAAGTTCCAGGAATAGAGCTGTTGATGGGCAGGATGAATATTACAGTCTTGTATTGAATTTCAAGGACGCAGTTTTtggagttgagaaagaaattgagATAACCCGACTAGAAAGCTGTGGAACTTGCAATGGTTCAGGTGCAAAACCTGGAACAACACCATCCAAATGTACCACATGTGGTGGCCAAGGTCAGGTTATCTCATCTGCAAGGACTCCGTTGGGTGTCTTCCAGCAGGTAATGACATGCTCTTCTTGTGGTGGGACGGGGGAAATTTCTACCCCATGCAATACTTGTTCTGGTGATGGGCGGGTAAGGAGAACGAAGAGGATTAGTTTGAAAGTGCCGGCTGGTGTGGATTCCGGTAGTCGTTTAAGGGTCCGGTCTGAAGGAAATGCAGGAAGGAGAGGGGGGTCTGCTGGTGATCTCTTTGTCGTCATCGAAGTTATCCCAGACCCTGTCCTCAAACGTGATGATACCAACATATTGTACACCTGCAAGGTGTCGTATATAGACGCAATTCTGGGAACAACAATCAAGGTTCCGACCGTTGATGGTATGGTTGATTTGAAGATACCAGCTGGAACCCAGCCAAACACCACCCTAGTAATGGCCAAGAAAGGTGTTCCTGTTCTAAATAAAACCAACATGAGGGGTGATCAGTTGGTCCGCGTCCAAGTTGAAATTCCGAAAAGATTGAGCAGTGAAGAGAAGAAGCTTATTGAGGAGCTTGCAGACTTGAGCAAGGGCAAGACAGCAAGCAGTAGGAGATAG